TTGTTTCAATGTCATCCACATCATATATTTCACTATTTAATGCTACATTACCTCTAACCAAGTTTTCAATCATTCCCAATACATTTTTTCCATCATATCTAATAGAAACATATTCTCCAACCTGAGGCATTGAATTTGAAATAAAATCTACTTCCAATAATGAAATTTCCCCTATACATCTTCCTATAATCATAAATATCACATCTTTAATTTATAACATTTCCCTGCCGGATTTTTCACGAACTTTAGCTATATTAATAAGCTCTTTTATGTTTTTATCTGAAATAACCACATCATTATGTGCTTTTTTAAGCAGATATGGATATCCATTTGTTGAAAACTTTTTAAGTTTGGTGGCAATTTCCTCAATTTCTGCCATAGAAGCCTCATAAGGCAGTTCCACTTTCAATACATTTTTATAATCAGCTAATCTTAAATAAAAAATTGTAAATTTCAAATCTTTAAAAAATTCATCAAAAACCGGAAAAGTGGTGTTGATGTCTTTTGATACTTTTTTACGAATTACCTTTGAAATACCTTCCTTTTGAGTGTATTTATCAAAAATAGCTATATCCGGCATATTACTATGAAAAATATCATTATTTGAAGAACTTTTAGAAATAGCTATCATTTTTCTGGAATTTTTTAAAATTTCTTTCAAGACCACCAATCTTTCGATAGTTGTTAAATACAAAGTGTAGGGATATTTATGCTCCTGATAAATTTTAAAATATTTATTGAATAACTTTGGAGAATAAACACTTTTATCAGACGGATTTTTAACCATTTCTTCAAAATCATTTAATGTAGCAGATATTAAATCTTTTTTGGCTTTGGCAGATGTTTCAACACCTTTTGGAAACGGATTTTGCAAATCACCATAAATAGATCCGTCAATCAAATAATAATCTACATTATATTCTTCAAGAGAGCTTAAACAGCATTTAAGCTCAAAAATAGACATGTAATTACTTAAAAATTCATCCAAATATGGCAAATACGGAAATCTGTCAATGTCGCTTTGCTCAATTGTTTTAAGCTGTCCGTCAAAAATTAATGATTCTGCAGCTACTGCATAAAAGTTGAATCCTAAAAATTTCTTTTTATTGAAACTGCCATCACCTGCACCTATTGAAAACTCATCATCACTGCTTGTAATGTTTTTTTCGCTCCAGTTATCTGAAACAATGGAATTTCCTTCAAGTTCAGGTATGATTTCCTTAATGGATCCCCTTTTACTGGCTGCTTTAATATACAATGAATTTAACATAATCTCTAATAA
This genomic stretch from Methanobrevibacter smithii ATCC 35061 harbors:
- a CDS encoding DNA double-strand break repair nuclease NurA, with the translated sequence MLNSLYIKAASKRGSIKEIIPELEGNSIVSDNWSEKNITSSDDEFSIGAGDGSFNKKKFLGFNFYAVAAESLIFDGQLKTIEQSDIDRFPYLPYLDEFLSNYMSIFELKCCLSSLEEYNVDYYLIDGSIYGDLQNPFPKGVETSAKAKKDLISATLNDFEEMVKNPSDKSVYSPKLFNKYFKIYQEHKYPYTLYLTTIERLVVLKEILKNSRKMIAISKSSSNNDIFHSNMPDIAIFDKYTQKEGISKVIRKKVSKDINTTFPVFDEFFKDLKFTIFYLRLADYKNVLKVELPYEASMAEIEEIATKLKKFSTNGYPYLLKKAHNDVVISDKNIKELINIAKVREKSGREML